From Triticum urartu cultivar G1812 chromosome 2, Tu2.1, whole genome shotgun sequence, a single genomic window includes:
- the LOC125538096 gene encoding myosin heavy chain, cardiac muscle isoform-like, translating to MAKTSTSSEKFRIQIEEQARATAATQERNSQLSQQVNDLEDQLQAERANTQERINLERAEREQLEERLKEERAERERLLQEERTSRLELEKNMMAKFVELSKQMGTQQVPTKRVDKENSNPNLQNILSQTSSPNKTPGSRPTAISSNALIQAATRQSRMFKAMDPKN from the exons ATGGCCAAAACTTCAACTAGTTCTGAAAAGTTCCGTATCCAGATTGAAGAGCAAGCTCGTGCTACAGCAGCCACCCAGGAGCGAAACTCTCAGCTCAGCCAGCAGGTCAATGACTTAGAAGATCAACTACAAGCTGAACGTGCTAACACACAAGAGAGGATTAACTTGGAGCGTGCTGAGAGAGAACAACTTGAGGAGAGGTTAAAAGAAGAGCGTGCTGAAAGGGAAAGATTGTTGCAAGAGGAGCGAACATCAAGGCTGGAATTGGAAAAAAACATGATGGCAAAGTTTGTAGAATTGAGCAAACAGATGGGAACCCAACAG GTGCCTACGAAGAGGGTTGACAAAGAAAATAGTAATCCAAACTTGCAAAATATTCTTTCACAGACATCTAGTCCTAATAAGACTCCAGGTTCAAGGCCGACTGCTATTTCTTCAAATGCGCTCATACAAGCTGCAACAAGGCAATCTCGAATGTTTAAAGCAATG GATCCAAAGAACTAG